In one Chitinophaga sancti genomic region, the following are encoded:
- the katG gene encoding catalase/peroxidase HPI, with protein sequence MGKESNDISKCPFHNGSMKNTVAGGGTRNRDWWPDQLKLNILRQQSPLSNPLGDEFNYAEAFKSLDLESVKKDLHALMTDSQDWWPADFGHYGPLFIRMAWHSAGTYRVTDGRGGAGSGQQRFAPLNSWPDNVSLDKARRLLWPIKQKYGNKISWADLMILTGNIALESMGFKTFGFAGGRVDKWEPDEDVYWGSESTWLGGDVRYAHGSEGAEKDHGVLVSDDKADGDIHSRYLDKPLAAVQMGLIYVNPEGPDGNPDPIAAAKDIRDTFARMAMNDEETVALIAGGHSFGKTHGAATADHVGKEPEAAGIEAQGLGWSNSYGTGKGADTITSGLEVIWTKTPTQWSNNFFENLFGFEWELTKSPAGAHQWVAKDADNIIPDAFDSGKKHRPTMLTTDLSLRFDPAYEKISRNFLENPDAFADAFARAWFKLTHRDMGPKALYLGPDAPQEDLLWQDPIPAVDHELVNDADIAALKEKILASGLSISELVSTAWASASTFRGSDKRGGANGARVRLAPQRYWKVNNPTQLQKVLDVLGTIQKESAKKVSIADLIVLAGGAAIEKAAKDAGQDITVPFTPGRMDATQEQTDVESAGYLEPVADGFRNYRKHKSSASTESLLIDKAHLLTLTAPELTALLGGLRVININYDGSADGVFTATPGQLTNDFFVNLLDMNTAWKSVSADQELFEGTDRATGNVKWTATRADLVFGSNAELRAIAEVYGSADGKDRFVQDFVKAWTKVMNLDRFDVKK encoded by the coding sequence ATGGGAAAAGAATCCAACGACATCAGCAAATGTCCATTCCACAATGGCAGTATGAAAAACACAGTTGCTGGTGGCGGCACCAGAAACCGTGACTGGTGGCCCGATCAACTCAAGCTCAACATTCTCCGTCAGCAATCGCCTTTGTCTAACCCTCTCGGTGACGAATTTAACTATGCCGAAGCCTTCAAAAGCCTGGATCTCGAATCAGTAAAGAAAGACCTCCATGCCCTCATGACCGATTCCCAGGATTGGTGGCCAGCCGATTTTGGTCATTACGGACCTTTGTTCATCCGCATGGCATGGCATAGCGCAGGTACCTATCGCGTTACAGATGGACGCGGTGGTGCAGGTTCGGGCCAGCAACGTTTTGCGCCGCTCAATAGCTGGCCGGACAATGTAAGCCTGGACAAGGCCCGCAGACTGCTCTGGCCTATCAAACAAAAGTATGGTAATAAGATTTCATGGGCTGATCTGATGATCCTTACCGGTAATATCGCACTTGAATCTATGGGTTTCAAAACCTTTGGCTTTGCGGGCGGTCGTGTGGATAAATGGGAACCTGATGAAGATGTATACTGGGGTTCTGAATCCACCTGGCTGGGCGGTGATGTGCGCTACGCACACGGTTCAGAAGGTGCTGAAAAAGATCATGGGGTATTGGTATCTGATGATAAGGCGGATGGTGATATTCACTCCCGCTACCTGGACAAACCACTGGCAGCTGTTCAGATGGGTTTAATCTATGTAAATCCTGAAGGGCCGGATGGTAATCCTGATCCGATTGCAGCTGCCAAAGACATCCGCGATACCTTTGCTCGTATGGCGATGAATGATGAAGAAACAGTGGCACTCATTGCAGGCGGGCACAGCTTCGGTAAAACCCATGGTGCAGCGACTGCTGACCATGTAGGGAAAGAACCTGAAGCTGCCGGCATCGAAGCACAGGGCCTGGGATGGAGTAATAGTTATGGTACTGGTAAAGGTGCTGATACGATTACCAGTGGTCTGGAAGTAATATGGACAAAAACGCCTACCCAATGGAGTAATAACTTCTTTGAAAACCTTTTCGGCTTTGAATGGGAACTGACCAAGAGCCCTGCAGGTGCGCATCAATGGGTAGCAAAAGATGCAGATAATATTATCCCGGATGCATTCGACAGTGGTAAGAAACATCGCCCTACTATGCTCACTACCGACCTCTCGCTGCGGTTCGATCCGGCATATGAAAAGATATCAAGGAATTTCCTGGAAAACCCGGATGCCTTTGCCGATGCTTTTGCAAGAGCATGGTTTAAACTCACGCACCGTGATATGGGTCCAAAAGCGCTTTACCTTGGCCCGGATGCACCGCAGGAAGACCTGCTCTGGCAGGACCCGATTCCGGCTGTAGATCACGAACTGGTGAATGATGCTGACATCGCAGCGCTGAAAGAAAAAATACTGGCCTCTGGTCTCAGCATCTCTGAACTGGTGTCTACGGCATGGGCTTCTGCTTCCACTTTCCGTGGTTCTGATAAACGCGGTGGTGCCAATGGTGCCCGTGTACGTCTTGCACCACAGCGCTACTGGAAAGTAAATAATCCTACCCAGTTACAAAAGGTATTGGATGTATTGGGAACTATTCAGAAAGAATCTGCGAAAAAGGTATCTATTGCTGACCTGATTGTACTGGCAGGTGGTGCTGCTATTGAAAAAGCAGCGAAGGATGCCGGACAGGATATTACCGTGCCATTTACCCCAGGTCGTATGGATGCAACACAGGAACAAACAGATGTGGAATCTGCAGGTTACCTGGAACCGGTCGCAGATGGCTTCCGTAATTATCGCAAGCATAAATCATCCGCTTCTACTGAATCATTGTTGATTGACAAAGCACACCTGCTTACACTGACAGCGCCAGAGCTGACGGCATTGCTGGGCGGTTTGCGTGTAATAAACATCAATTACGATGGCTCAGCGGATGGCGTATTTACAGCAACTCCGGGTCAACTGACCAATGACTTCTTTGTGAACCTGCTGGATATGAATACGGCATGGAAATCAGTATCTGCAGACCAGGAATTGTTTGAAGGTACGGACCGCGCTACCGGTAATGTGAAGTGGACGGCTACCCGCGCAGACCTCGTATTTGGGTCTAATGCAGAACTGAGAGCGATTGCTGAAGTGTATGGCAGTGCCGATGGTAAGGATAGGTTTGTGCAGGACTTTGTGAAGGCCTGGACGAAGGTGATGAACCTGGATCGGTTTGATGTAAAAAAATAG
- a CDS encoding class I SAM-dependent methyltransferase, giving the protein MEFKIDERGSWISDSLEGHCFDPSLCRAIGSVLKHEGAKTIVDLGCGPGWYVRGLSDLGFDACGYDGNPYTASISADIVENGRCKTLELTVPFDLQVKYDYVLSLEVGEHIPIQFEDLFIGNLLRHCKKGLIISWGIVGQNGTGHVNCRDNDYIIDKMTSNGAVLNYTASNYLRDKASLSWFFNSIMVFNLSPKD; this is encoded by the coding sequence ATGGAATTTAAGATCGATGAAAGAGGTTCATGGATAAGCGACTCACTCGAAGGGCATTGTTTTGATCCTTCATTATGCCGGGCTATCGGTTCTGTTCTGAAGCATGAAGGAGCAAAAACGATTGTGGATCTTGGCTGTGGGCCCGGATGGTATGTAAGAGGGCTCTCTGATCTGGGATTTGATGCCTGTGGATATGATGGTAATCCCTATACAGCGTCCATTTCTGCTGATATAGTGGAAAACGGAAGATGTAAGACACTTGAATTAACAGTTCCGTTTGATCTTCAGGTTAAATATGATTATGTTTTAAGTTTAGAGGTAGGCGAGCATATACCAATTCAGTTCGAAGATCTGTTTATCGGGAACTTACTTCGTCATTGCAAAAAAGGACTGATTATCAGTTGGGGTATAGTGGGTCAAAACGGTACCGGACATGTTAATTGCAGAGATAATGATTATATCATTGATAAGATGACATCTAACGGTGCTGTATTGAACTATACTGCCAGTAATTACCTCAGGGACAAGGCATCTTTATCGTGGTTTTTTAACTCAATAATGGTTTTTAACCTTTCTCCGAAAGATTGA
- a CDS encoding family 43 glycosylhydrolase: MANMNSLKVTLLIFFLCCSLQTFCQITNPRTLSDEWSEYGIGDPYIFKFRGKFYLYCSTRDDQSGVKCWSSWDLASWTYEGLAVPASLTTSKGAYAPEVIYWNGTFYMYTSPAGNGHYVLSADSPTGPFSLQTANLGHSIDGSVFIDDNAAMYFTNAGGSGIQGSTMSSPLLIGSATTLSGANLNGWTEGSTLFKRNGTYYLTYTGNHVFSKGYRVNYATATTPLGSYTAAANNPVLLNTEGTFFGLGHSTSFIGPDLDSWYITYHNLLGQSSIVGPNRKLNIDPMGFNGDRIQVYGPTNWTQPTPALPTCYDRFDRTDIGSNWTNINGGTWGIYNQELMWQDTKTTATWYKQINTATSAANYTAEFNMKEMGRGANAARFGAVFSYIDENTYGTALLSSYDNTLETDIKVNGTSIGVNAIALPPGYDYQKWHVIRVEKEGATFRIYIDGMLKSTRTANIATGGKIGVTTYSDHADFGYTAFSNKVNGSGVFSFYKPVPGTIPAVHYNEGGEGVAYHDLSAGNTGGRYRTDNVDIRDCEEGGQNIGWNQTGEWYNYNVNVQAAGPYHLGLRYATTYTACKLRVYCDGADISGIIAIPATGALTTWRTAVLKNLQLPAGYHTLRLETVEGEFDFASLKFETGSTIVPSGADNFDAGNFAALWNYDNGPWGVTAAKAGINGFGKRTMGHVGWTDYTVEADVTCPSSGNGGLIFRTRNPAAEQFGQSTATSSDYQQGYYAGIEAGGIVFGKENYNWTTLAYKSQVLTAGQSYKLRAVINGADIKIYLDDMLTPVITYTDPNPFISGKAGLRVHAANMTFDNFNISTDTGTGLLNCKVKN, from the coding sequence ATGGCCAACATGAATTCCCTCAAAGTCACGTTATTGATTTTTTTTCTTTGCTGTTCCCTTCAAACATTTTGCCAGATTACAAATCCACGTACCCTTTCTGACGAATGGAGTGAATACGGTATCGGTGATCCTTACATTTTTAAATTCAGGGGTAAGTTCTACCTGTACTGTAGTACCCGCGATGATCAGAGTGGCGTAAAATGCTGGAGCAGCTGGGATCTGGCCAGCTGGACCTACGAAGGGCTGGCCGTGCCTGCATCCCTTACGACTTCCAAAGGTGCCTATGCCCCTGAAGTCATTTACTGGAACGGCACTTTTTACATGTATACCTCACCAGCAGGCAACGGGCATTATGTCTTGTCCGCTGATAGCCCTACAGGTCCTTTCTCTTTGCAGACAGCTAACCTGGGCCATTCTATCGATGGTTCTGTGTTCATTGATGACAATGCCGCTATGTATTTTACAAATGCTGGTGGCAGTGGTATCCAGGGATCTACGATGAGCAGTCCTTTGTTGATCGGATCCGCAACTACCCTGAGCGGTGCCAATCTGAACGGATGGACCGAGGGCTCTACCCTGTTCAAACGCAATGGCACATACTACCTGACCTACACCGGCAATCATGTATTCAGTAAAGGTTACCGGGTTAACTATGCTACTGCTACCACCCCTTTAGGGAGTTATACAGCAGCTGCTAACAACCCGGTTTTGTTGAACACCGAAGGTACTTTCTTTGGCCTGGGCCATAGCACTTCCTTTATTGGTCCTGACCTCGACAGCTGGTACATCACCTATCATAACCTGCTCGGACAAAGCAGTATTGTGGGCCCAAACCGGAAATTAAACATCGATCCGATGGGCTTCAATGGCGACAGGATACAGGTATATGGCCCTACCAACTGGACACAGCCTACACCTGCGCTGCCTACCTGCTATGATCGCTTTGACCGCACGGATATTGGTAGCAACTGGACGAATATCAATGGCGGTACATGGGGTATCTACAACCAGGAACTCATGTGGCAGGATACGAAAACGACTGCTACCTGGTACAAACAAATCAACACCGCAACCAGTGCTGCAAATTATACCGCTGAATTCAATATGAAGGAAATGGGCAGAGGTGCCAATGCTGCCCGCTTTGGCGCTGTGTTTTCCTACATCGATGAAAATACCTATGGTACTGCCCTGCTAAGTAGTTACGACAACACACTGGAGACAGATATCAAAGTAAACGGAACCTCCATCGGTGTCAATGCCATTGCCCTTCCTCCCGGGTACGACTACCAGAAATGGCACGTGATCCGGGTAGAAAAAGAAGGCGCAACTTTCAGGATTTATATCGATGGTATGCTGAAATCTACACGTACAGCCAATATCGCAACTGGTGGTAAAATTGGGGTCACTACCTATAGCGATCATGCAGATTTTGGTTACACTGCTTTTAGCAATAAGGTTAATGGCAGTGGTGTATTTAGTTTTTACAAACCCGTTCCCGGCACCATACCCGCCGTGCATTACAATGAGGGTGGGGAAGGAGTCGCTTACCACGACCTTTCCGCCGGTAATACCGGTGGCAGATACCGTACAGATAATGTTGATATCCGCGATTGTGAGGAAGGCGGACAGAATATTGGCTGGAATCAAACAGGTGAATGGTACAATTACAACGTGAACGTGCAGGCAGCAGGCCCCTACCACCTGGGCTTACGATATGCAACTACCTACACTGCCTGTAAATTACGGGTATACTGTGATGGGGCTGATATATCCGGCATCATTGCCATTCCTGCCACCGGTGCCTTGACGACCTGGCGTACCGCTGTATTAAAGAACCTGCAGCTTCCCGCCGGCTATCACACGCTCAGGTTAGAAACGGTAGAAGGAGAATTTGATTTTGCCAGCCTGAAATTTGAAACAGGAAGCACGATCGTACCCAGTGGCGCTGACAATTTCGATGCAGGTAATTTTGCTGCATTATGGAATTACGACAATGGTCCATGGGGCGTAACAGCTGCGAAAGCCGGCATTAATGGCTTCGGCAAGAGAACCATGGGCCATGTAGGCTGGACGGATTACACCGTAGAAGCAGATGTCACCTGTCCATCCTCTGGCAACGGTGGCTTGATTTTCCGTACGCGTAACCCGGCAGCAGAGCAGTTTGGACAATCAACCGCTACCAGTTCTGATTACCAACAGGGCTATTATGCAGGTATAGAAGCAGGGGGTATTGTGTTTGGTAAAGAGAATTACAACTGGACAACCCTCGCGTATAAAAGCCAGGTATTGACAGCAGGACAATCTTACAAACTCAGGGCGGTGATCAATGGTGCGGATATTAAGATCTACCTGGATGATATGCTCACACCTGTTATAACATACACTGATCCGAATCCGTTTATCAGCGGTAAGGCAGGGCTGCGCGTGCATGCCGCTAATATGACATTTGATAATTTTAATATTTCTACTGATACGGGAACAGGATTACTAAATTGCAAGGTGAAAAATTAG
- a CDS encoding ABC transporter permease: MTHLKWLFRSLGKRKMFTLLNTTGLAVGIAASLLLFILIRHELSIDTFHSKRDRIYRVVSTETYRDGRIDYDGCSPLPMSDALRREFPQAEKVAAMYRDRRYQFAIGDQLFSAPLVYFAEPEIFEIFDFPWLAGDPKTALKEPYTAAISQSIAEKWFGNWQNAIGKVVLEGNERKPYRITGVLENPPGNTDISLNVVLSYATLRTWWTSSFNDPLKWDNFILSSQCYFLLGKHQKIENMEAQLPAFVARHYTPLFANSNTRDSSYFQSLKDIHFNTTFDRYGDTGWSYGELSAMSLIGLFLLMVACINFVNLSTVQSITRAKEVGVRKALGSNRRQLFALFMKETALLVGMAVIAGVILAAFALPQIREWLNKPVTMQILSPATILFIIILGLVITLMAGVYPALILSRLNPMKIMKQAGGISLRRGLIITQFIIAQLLIIGTLVVSRQMKFFRDQPMGFDKDAIVLLELPWKQDGYHYLKSQVQQLPGIQSVTLCDAPPAVLRPGGSYITFENNIHPESFEITYRNVDTDYVKTFRLQLKEGNFPRNANEVILNETAVKVLGFKNPADIIGKRLRLGDTSYPLIPVVGVLKDYHNAPLKDKIVPMLMTSKPGNLFKMAVKMDLAQLPVLEQLFHEQLPSRLFEPTFIDETVSRFYSTEILVNRLFHLFTLVAIFISCMGMYGLVSFLVVQKTREVGIRKVLGASVQQIVQLFLQEFMWLSVLAFLVAAPLGYYYMAYWLTGYQYHISIGWDIFLYAILLSVLVVIVSVGHKAITAGLANPVKSLRTE; this comes from the coding sequence ATGACCCATTTGAAATGGCTGTTCCGCAGTCTCGGAAAACGGAAAATGTTCACCTTACTTAATACAACCGGGCTGGCAGTAGGTATTGCTGCCAGCCTGTTGCTATTCATCCTGATCCGCCATGAACTGAGTATTGACACTTTCCACAGCAAACGCGATAGAATTTACAGAGTCGTATCGACAGAGACTTACCGGGATGGGCGAATAGACTACGATGGCTGCTCGCCCCTGCCTATGTCAGATGCGCTGAGACGAGAATTCCCCCAGGCAGAAAAGGTGGCTGCGATGTATAGAGATAGGCGATATCAGTTTGCGATTGGAGATCAGCTTTTCAGCGCGCCATTGGTTTACTTTGCAGAGCCGGAGATCTTTGAAATCTTCGATTTCCCCTGGCTGGCAGGCGATCCAAAAACAGCGTTGAAGGAACCCTACACAGCTGCTATTTCCCAAAGTATAGCGGAGAAGTGGTTCGGTAACTGGCAAAACGCGATAGGCAAAGTGGTGCTGGAAGGAAATGAACGCAAACCTTATCGTATCACAGGTGTGCTGGAAAATCCTCCCGGAAATACAGATATTTCGTTGAATGTTGTTTTGTCTTATGCCACACTCCGCACCTGGTGGACGAGCTCTTTTAATGATCCATTGAAATGGGATAATTTCATCCTCTCCTCTCAATGTTACTTCCTGCTGGGAAAGCATCAGAAAATAGAGAATATGGAGGCCCAATTGCCAGCCTTTGTAGCACGGCATTATACCCCCTTATTTGCTAATTCAAATACCCGCGATTCCAGTTATTTCCAGTCACTGAAAGACATCCATTTCAATACCACCTTTGATCGTTATGGAGATACCGGCTGGTCATATGGAGAGCTGTCAGCTATGAGTCTGATAGGCTTGTTCCTGCTGATGGTGGCATGTATTAATTTTGTCAATCTTTCTACGGTACAGTCTATCACGCGCGCAAAGGAAGTGGGCGTGAGGAAGGCCCTGGGCAGCAACCGGCGCCAGTTATTTGCACTCTTTATGAAAGAAACGGCATTGCTGGTAGGCATGGCTGTAATAGCTGGCGTTATCCTGGCAGCATTTGCATTGCCCCAAATCCGGGAATGGTTGAACAAGCCCGTCACAATGCAGATATTAAGCCCTGCGACGATCTTATTTATCATCATCCTGGGCCTGGTGATCACATTGATGGCTGGCGTATATCCGGCGCTCATATTATCCCGTCTGAACCCGATGAAGATCATGAAGCAGGCGGGAGGTATCTCACTACGCCGGGGATTGATTATAACGCAGTTTATTATTGCCCAGTTATTGATTATAGGCACCCTGGTCGTATCCCGGCAAATGAAATTCTTCAGAGATCAGCCGATGGGTTTTGATAAAGATGCTATTGTATTACTGGAGCTGCCCTGGAAACAGGATGGCTATCATTATCTGAAAAGCCAGGTGCAGCAATTACCCGGTATACAATCCGTCACACTTTGCGATGCGCCTCCGGCAGTGCTCAGACCAGGAGGGAGTTACATTACTTTTGAAAATAACATTCATCCCGAGAGTTTTGAGATCACTTATAGGAATGTGGATACTGATTATGTAAAAACCTTTCGTTTGCAACTGAAGGAAGGTAATTTCCCACGCAATGCAAATGAGGTAATACTGAATGAAACCGCAGTAAAGGTATTAGGGTTTAAGAATCCTGCAGACATTATCGGGAAACGATTGAGACTGGGCGATACCAGTTACCCGCTGATCCCCGTTGTAGGAGTGTTGAAAGACTATCACAATGCTCCTTTGAAAGATAAGATCGTACCGATGTTGATGACATCGAAACCAGGCAATCTTTTTAAGATGGCGGTGAAAATGGATCTGGCACAGCTGCCGGTTTTGGAGCAATTATTTCATGAACAATTGCCTTCCCGCCTTTTTGAACCCACCTTCATAGATGAAACAGTGAGCCGTTTTTATAGTACTGAAATATTAGTCAACAGGTTATTTCACCTGTTTACCCTGGTTGCTATATTTATTTCCTGCATGGGTATGTATGGGCTGGTATCATTCCTCGTGGTGCAAAAGACCCGGGAGGTCGGTATTCGAAAGGTGTTGGGGGCCTCTGTGCAGCAAATCGTACAGCTGTTCCTGCAAGAGTTTATGTGGCTGTCTGTTTTGGCTTTTTTAGTAGCAGCACCGCTGGGGTATTATTATATGGCGTATTGGCTCACAGGCTATCAGTACCATATCTCAATAGGGTGGGATATATTTTTGTATGCCATACTACTGTCAGTGCTGGTTGTTATAGTCAGCGTAGGCCATAAAGCAATCACTGCTGGTTTGGCAAACCCTGTTAAAAGCCTTAGAACAGAGTGA
- a CDS encoding S41 family peptidase, translated as MNKTISITLFLFFSINNFIISQSLNTFNLSEMRDDIDTLVKSIEDTHINPYYKYSKTDFYSDVRVLKKQLKYPLNTVDFYLLIQPLIAKLEDGHTDIKPPIHLYNQSNPAVLPYIIKLSPSKPYIISSQYSLPLSKQLPDGAEIISINNVPARKIVNDIINLNTGETRAFRADFGANYFDFYLQSLYKTNGTYRISYLHNNRKKDVIIKGIPQQEFSKLLKHYNDSASNTPSPENVYYSLKLLPEIKTALFDFRSFEDLDRFNVFIDSAFAVIKKNEIKNIIIDIRKNSGGDSDIGDEFIQYLAKTPFRQYDKVIEKHSRLLKKRLLDHRIGKILTKEDSIFLNKSEGLLDTEVYEDIPLKNTPFRFDGNVYVLTSSYTFSSAADFAQCIKHYKLGKIIGEETGGLIVSYGDIVTSHLPHTQLVFTISSKLYYNIGADKNDWNGVNPDLKIPADKAMDYALKLIHFIPNH; from the coding sequence ATGAATAAGACAATCTCGATTACTCTATTCCTGTTCTTCTCCATAAACAATTTTATTATAAGTCAATCCCTGAACACTTTTAATCTGTCAGAGATGAGGGATGATATAGATACACTGGTCAAGTCCATTGAAGACACTCATATTAATCCCTATTACAAATATTCCAAAACAGATTTTTACAGCGATGTGCGTGTATTGAAAAAACAATTAAAGTATCCACTGAATACCGTAGATTTTTATCTGTTGATACAACCTTTAATAGCTAAACTTGAAGATGGTCATACAGACATCAAACCACCTATACATTTATATAATCAAAGCAATCCCGCCGTTCTTCCATATATAATCAAATTATCTCCATCGAAACCATACATCATTTCAAGCCAATATTCTCTTCCTTTATCAAAACAGCTTCCCGACGGTGCTGAAATTATTAGTATCAACAATGTACCCGCCAGGAAAATCGTAAATGATATCATTAATCTGAATACAGGAGAAACCCGCGCATTCAGAGCAGACTTTGGTGCCAACTATTTTGACTTCTATTTACAATCCCTTTATAAGACAAACGGCACATACAGGATCTCTTATTTGCATAATAACAGAAAGAAAGATGTTATAATAAAAGGGATACCGCAACAGGAATTTTCAAAACTCCTGAAACATTATAATGATTCCGCATCCAACACCCCATCGCCTGAAAATGTTTATTATAGCTTAAAACTATTACCTGAAATAAAAACCGCTCTCTTCGACTTTCGCAGTTTCGAGGACCTTGACAGATTTAATGTATTTATTGATTCCGCTTTTGCTGTCATTAAAAAGAATGAAATAAAGAACATAATTATTGATATAAGGAAAAACAGCGGCGGGGATTCCGATATCGGAGATGAGTTTATACAATATCTTGCAAAAACACCCTTCAGGCAATATGACAAGGTAATCGAAAAACATAGCAGGTTATTAAAAAAAAGATTACTCGATCACAGGATTGGCAAAATATTGACCAAAGAAGACAGCATTTTCCTGAACAAATCAGAGGGGCTATTGGATACAGAAGTTTACGAAGATATTCCGCTTAAAAATACACCCTTTCGTTTTGACGGTAATGTATATGTACTTACCAGTTCCTATACATTTTCATCAGCTGCCGATTTTGCCCAATGCATTAAACATTATAAACTGGGAAAAATAATAGGAGAGGAGACTGGGGGCTTAATTGTCAGCTATGGTGATATTGTTACCAGTCATTTGCCACATACGCAACTGGTATTTACTATTTCAAGTAAGCTTTACTACAATATCGGAGCAGATAAAAATGACTGGAATGGTGTTAATCCGGATCTAAAAATACCTGCTGATAAGGCGATGGATTACGCCTTAAAACTGATTCACTTTATCCCAAACCACTGA